A single window of Candidatus Eisenbacteria bacterium DNA harbors:
- a CDS encoding acyl-CoA dehydrogenase family protein, giving the protein MPRFQPIDYFQVDDLFTDEEILVRNTVRDFVTERVLPVIGEHFEQHTFPAELVPELASLGLFGCFLPEEYGCAGTSKTAYGVICRELERGDSGLRSFVSVQGSLAMFAIYTSGSEEQKKAWLPRMARGEAIGCFGLTEPDYGSDPGGLVTRAEKTSAGYLLNGAKMWITNGSTAHIAIVWAKLDGVIRGFLVEKGTPGYRAIEQRGKFSLRASDTSELIFENCEIPERNLLPESKGLVSPLKCLSSARYGIAWGAVGAAMDCFDRALAYSKERVQFGKPIASFQLVQEKLAHMATEITKAQLLAHRLGRLQDEGKARFTQISMAKRNNVFMALECARLARDILAANGIMSEYHVIRHMLNLEGVKTYEGTHDIHSLILGNDLTGLEAFR; this is encoded by the coding sequence ATGCCCAGGTTTCAGCCGATCGATTACTTCCAGGTGGACGATCTCTTCACTGATGAAGAGATTCTCGTCCGGAACACAGTCCGCGACTTCGTGACCGAACGCGTGCTCCCCGTCATCGGCGAGCATTTTGAACAGCACACGTTTCCCGCGGAGCTCGTCCCCGAGCTTGCCTCTCTCGGCCTTTTCGGCTGCTTTCTTCCGGAGGAATACGGCTGCGCGGGGACGAGCAAGACCGCGTATGGCGTCATCTGCCGCGAGCTCGAGCGGGGCGATTCAGGGCTCCGGAGCTTCGTCTCCGTGCAGGGCTCGCTCGCGATGTTCGCGATCTACACATCGGGAAGCGAGGAGCAGAAGAAGGCGTGGCTCCCCCGAATGGCGCGCGGCGAGGCGATCGGGTGCTTCGGTCTCACCGAGCCGGACTACGGCTCGGATCCCGGCGGGCTCGTCACGCGCGCCGAGAAGACATCCGCGGGCTATCTTCTGAACGGCGCGAAGATGTGGATCACGAACGGGTCGACGGCGCACATCGCGATCGTCTGGGCGAAGCTGGACGGCGTGATCCGCGGCTTCCTCGTCGAGAAGGGAACTCCGGGCTACCGGGCGATCGAACAACGCGGAAAGTTCTCGCTTCGCGCGTCGGACACGTCCGAGCTGATCTTCGAGAACTGCGAGATTCCGGAGAGGAACCTTCTCCCCGAATCGAAAGGACTCGTTTCGCCCCTCAAGTGTTTGAGCAGCGCGCGCTACGGGATCGCCTGGGGAGCGGTCGGCGCGGCGATGGACTGTTTCGATCGGGCGCTCGCCTACTCGAAGGAGCGCGTGCAGTTCGGCAAGCCGATCGCCTCCTTCCAGCTCGTCCAGGAGAAGCTCGCGCACATGGCGACCGAGATCACGAAGGCGCAGCTCCTCGCGCACAGGCTCGGGCGTCTTCAGGACGAGGGGAAGGCGCGCTTCACGCAGATCTCGATGGCGAAGCGGAACAACGTGTTCATGGCGCTCGAGTGCGCACGGCTTGCGCGCGACATCCTCGCGGCGAACGGGATCATGTCCGAATACCACGTGATCCGACACATGCTGAACCTGGAGGGCGTGAAGACGTACGAGGGGACCCACGACATCCACTCGCTCATCCTGGGGAACGACCTGACCGGCCTGGAGGCGTTTCGGTAA
- a CDS encoding insulinase family protein, giving the protein MRKPAANLRLLFFLILSALPSAISPAAARAAEPTIAVLGNGLEVILLENRSSPMIAATMIVGAGADLETAETSGASHMMEHLLFNGTERRTQKELYDETDLYGIYNNATTRRFHTDYFVLVSKDRIREAMDIQADMLFRSVFPPENFEKEKGIVLEEMGKDEQDPGTVAEGLFRNIAFAGTPYARPILGTRKSIASLSRDDLIAYYRAIYVPSNMTLFVMGDFDAGALLPVIDSIYGAAPARPSPRANRPPFPHLPEADAVRVFRGETEKSHLFMALPHPERSSDSPLNDVFAAYVGRRLHEDLAEGPDPIVFAIDVSYMKRQLEGEGTWPLADPDIVRGGNSGRVLLFAVFDPARSPEDVEAAILASFARIAAEKPDPDEIERFRVSMKTTDIYLSEKPHMYGMMKAESIAHGGYSEIAKALATLNTFGPRHVADRTAWFEAKRRVSVAFVPGERDYADSDLETTVSREKPIWEMPPRAVPEGGALRIVSAPEESAAAGAARSERADTTLANGLRIRVESSGDSEVFALHLLAKNRSWQEPNGLEGIADCLHRLLLKGTEKDDGAAFRARLERIGADVKTYDAAFIPYDDYYTTPSYSFVRFATIDEHAEEGMGLFADMIRRPRLADEDLAAVKSEMLALARGRRSKPSVHSELLLAQTLHADGPLSADPEGNEKSIAAIAREDLVRFHEMYFAPDNLIVTASTSLPAAEVLHSIARRFEDAAPLTRRKSAPPDPGPTEQSVRVEETLGGKQGTLRIGYVIPVPREDRAALSIAVSVLSDAIAFDLRETRGLAYSVGAGVVFRGGAAAISASIGTSPENLEEAEKGIREHFDRFRAIETIEARELERAVNGILGRMNMRRLSRPNQTFRAGLALFSGEDEDWIDRLRVVSAEDIVRAARAYVRSSPSATILVR; this is encoded by the coding sequence ATGAGGAAACCCGCGGCGAACCTCCGGCTTCTCTTCTTCTTGATTCTTTCCGCTCTTCCGTCGGCGATCTCTCCCGCAGCGGCGCGAGCCGCCGAGCCGACGATCGCGGTCCTCGGGAACGGGCTCGAGGTGATCCTTCTCGAGAACCGATCGAGCCCGATGATCGCCGCCACGATGATCGTCGGGGCCGGGGCCGATCTCGAAACCGCGGAGACCTCCGGCGCCAGCCACATGATGGAGCATCTCCTCTTCAACGGCACCGAAAGAAGAACGCAGAAGGAGCTCTACGACGAGACCGATCTCTACGGCATCTACAACAACGCGACGACCCGGCGATTCCACACCGACTACTTCGTCCTCGTCTCGAAGGATCGAATCCGCGAGGCGATGGACATTCAGGCCGACATGCTCTTCCGCTCCGTCTTCCCGCCGGAAAACTTCGAGAAGGAGAAAGGGATCGTCCTCGAGGAGATGGGGAAGGACGAGCAGGATCCGGGAACCGTAGCCGAGGGGCTCTTTCGGAACATCGCTTTCGCGGGGACGCCGTACGCGCGGCCGATCCTCGGCACGCGCAAGTCGATCGCCTCGCTTTCTCGAGACGACCTGATCGCTTACTATCGCGCGATCTACGTGCCGTCCAACATGACTCTCTTCGTGATGGGGGACTTCGACGCGGGCGCGCTCCTCCCCGTGATCGACTCGATCTACGGCGCCGCTCCGGCACGCCCGAGTCCCCGCGCGAATCGGCCTCCGTTCCCGCATCTTCCGGAGGCGGACGCGGTCCGCGTCTTCCGCGGCGAGACGGAGAAATCCCATCTCTTCATGGCGCTTCCCCACCCCGAGCGTTCGTCCGATTCGCCCCTCAACGACGTGTTCGCCGCGTACGTCGGGAGGCGCCTTCACGAGGATCTCGCGGAGGGGCCGGATCCGATCGTCTTTGCCATCGATGTTTCGTATATGAAGCGACAGCTCGAGGGCGAGGGAACCTGGCCCCTCGCGGATCCGGACATCGTCCGGGGAGGGAACTCGGGGCGCGTTCTCCTCTTTGCCGTCTTCGACCCCGCGCGCTCGCCGGAAGACGTGGAGGCGGCGATTCTCGCCTCGTTCGCGCGCATCGCCGCCGAAAAGCCGGACCCGGACGAAATCGAGCGCTTTCGCGTGTCGATGAAAACCACGGACATCTATCTCTCCGAGAAGCCGCACATGTACGGAATGATGAAGGCGGAAAGCATCGCGCACGGCGGCTATTCGGAAATCGCGAAAGCGCTCGCGACGCTGAACACGTTCGGCCCGCGTCACGTCGCCGACAGAACGGCGTGGTTCGAGGCGAAGAGGCGCGTGTCGGTCGCGTTCGTGCCGGGCGAAAGGGACTACGCCGACTCGGATCTCGAAACGACGGTCTCTCGCGAAAAGCCGATCTGGGAAATGCCGCCGCGGGCGGTTCCGGAGGGAGGAGCTCTTCGAATCGTGAGCGCTCCGGAAGAGAGCGCCGCCGCGGGCGCCGCGCGGAGCGAGCGGGCCGACACAACCCTCGCGAACGGGCTACGCATTCGCGTCGAGTCGAGCGGCGATTCCGAGGTCTTCGCGCTCCATCTTCTCGCGAAGAACCGCTCGTGGCAGGAGCCGAACGGTCTCGAGGGGATCGCCGACTGTCTGCACCGCCTTCTTCTCAAGGGGACGGAGAAAGACGACGGGGCGGCTTTTCGCGCGCGGCTTGAGCGGATCGGCGCCGACGTGAAGACGTACGACGCGGCGTTCATTCCTTACGACGACTACTACACGACCCCGTCGTATTCGTTCGTCCGCTTCGCGACGATCGACGAGCACGCAGAGGAAGGAATGGGTCTCTTCGCCGACATGATCCGGCGGCCGCGCCTCGCCGACGAGGATCTCGCCGCCGTGAAGTCGGAGATGCTCGCGCTCGCTCGCGGCCGCCGCTCGAAGCCTTCCGTCCATTCGGAGCTTCTTCTCGCGCAGACTCTCCACGCGGACGGTCCTCTTTCCGCGGATCCGGAGGGGAACGAGAAGTCGATCGCGGCGATCGCGCGCGAGGATCTCGTTCGCTTTCACGAAATGTATTTCGCTCCGGATAACCTGATCGTCACCGCCTCCACGTCGCTCCCGGCGGCGGAGGTTCTTCACTCGATCGCGCGCCGCTTCGAGGATGCCGCGCCGCTCACCAGGCGGAAGAGCGCGCCTCCCGATCCGGGGCCCACCGAGCAGTCGGTCCGCGTGGAGGAGACGCTCGGCGGAAAGCAAGGAACCTTGCGGATCGGGTATGTCATCCCGGTGCCGCGAGAGGATCGAGCGGCGCTCTCGATCGCCGTTTCGGTCCTTTCGGACGCGATCGCGTTCGACCTCCGAGAGACGCGGGGGCTCGCGTACAGCGTCGGCGCGGGCGTCGTCTTCCGGGGCGGCGCGGCGGCGATCTCCGCCTCGATCGGAACGAGCCCGGAGAACCTCGAGGAAGCAGAGAAGGGAATCCGCGAACACTTCGATCGTTTCCGCGCGATCGAGACGATCGAAGCGCGCGAATTGGAGCGCGCGGTGAACGGGATCCTCGGGCGGATGAACATGCGGCGTCTCTCGCGCCCGAACCAGACGTTTCGCGCCGGCCTTGCGCTCTTTAGCGGAGAGGACGAAGACTGGATCGACCGGCTCCGCGTGGTCTCCGCGGAAGACATCGTTCGCGCCGCGCGCGCCTATGTCCGAAGCTCTCCTTCCGCGACGATCCTGGTCCGCTGA
- a CDS encoding CoA pyrophosphatase, with the protein MSSDKLSDTIRERIRSQPAPERPDAYDHLRQAVSFFLLVDRDETRALLVKKKETPGYTWSGQVGMVGGMIEEEDASDLETAFREFEEELRIDRSALEVFGDLGYFPSRIADALLHVYVARWNGEGTPVPDPREIDDLVEVPFSELARLHEKRGLAGGRPDPEGRGPHYPVGHPRKGPLVIWGVTARTIHALLELIR; encoded by the coding sequence ATGTCTTCCGACAAGCTGTCCGACACGATCCGCGAGCGAATCCGAAGCCAGCCCGCTCCCGAGAGACCGGACGCGTACGATCATCTTCGCCAAGCGGTCTCGTTCTTTCTCCTCGTCGATCGCGACGAGACGCGCGCGCTTCTCGTGAAGAAGAAGGAAACTCCCGGCTACACGTGGAGCGGGCAGGTCGGGATGGTCGGCGGCATGATCGAAGAGGAGGACGCGAGCGATCTCGAGACGGCGTTTCGCGAGTTCGAGGAAGAGCTCCGGATCGACCGTTCGGCGCTCGAGGTGTTCGGCGACCTCGGTTACTTTCCGAGCCGCATCGCCGACGCGCTTCTTCACGTCTATGTCGCCCGCTGGAACGGCGAGGGAACGCCGGTTCCCGATCCTCGCGAGATCGATGATCTCGTCGAGGTCCCGTTCTCGGAGCTTGCGCGGCTTCACGAGAAGCGCGGCCTCGCGGGGGGCCGCCCAGATCCGGAAGGAAGAGGTCCGCATTATCCGGTGGGGCATCCGCGCAAGGGACCGCTCGTGATCTGGGGGGTCACGGCGCGGACGATCCACGCGCTTCTCGAGTTGATCCGCTGA